One Littorina saxatilis isolate snail1 linkage group LG12, US_GU_Lsax_2.0, whole genome shotgun sequence genomic region harbors:
- the LOC138981081 gene encoding F-box/LRR-repeat protein 18-like isoform X1 translates to MSSTSAEVYNPFDKLPDDILLKIFHDLTDFDLSAIRKVNKRFESVAKDRELVKNVSFTGCYQASTSLTVNYLQPIKSRIESLNLNYCYWLSSQCCDTIARCANLVSLHLLHISMSAKRLVALLASLKKLERVSVTVKNVREFQTLLDKNPEAQETMRGVKVLTIQVKNQPVHAQMMTMHFLAVTSFFEYCHSLEEFHVQGLFCTKGIPPYVVNPQIKKLQNLKNIHTMSVSDAIDPFARMFFFGALLEVCRLPELQFRTLLQPLVVHEHLQRKGDFVACMKRIEHLENLDISQTNATIPNEVYQLERAVHLQYLNVADNSLIDSQSLHTLADNCHHLISINLRDCHHLHFKRPEVDETGHEAVDMSGLQSLVVNCTALRHINLSGVHIHSKDFTNTGYTSLCHLLALNTEWRSISISPCCLSSKSTDSDHTIKKGKRTKITHVGGSIAKRARLGLQAPDLNMSGEQELSTELGKLVSACPHVEQLELIGAGFRPAFSKRYISEEMKHFRPCSDATSVDEEDILCVRHWKKLRYLQLSAVPGINSGGCLVAIARGCLRLERLLVAHLGLSPMSSYQDKLLLALPLAHNLKDLRIEQIHIQVKDSFWSALSRMNCLERVCVLSKSAAFTQISVEQFVQKMPSLVVLQLYMSNTLKDCNQLQTSLVRAHIEQRPALSVCVFPLLNRMHHPLLSIPEFHIESLTILSSTVAMKPPSWGDAYS, encoded by the exons AAACGTTTCCTTCACTGGCTGCTACCAGGCTTCCACCAGCCTGACAGTGAACTACCTGCAGCCAATCAAGTCGCGCATCGAGTCCCTCAACCTCAACTACTGCTACTGGCTGTCGTCGCAATGCTGCGACACCATTGCAAGGTGCGCCAACCTGGTCAGCCTCCACCTTCTTCACATCAGCATGTCCGCCAAGCGACTGGTGGCTCTGCTGGCGTCCTTGAAAAAGCTCGAGAGGGTGTCCGTCACTGTGAAAAACGTGCGAGAGTTTCAGACGCTGCTGGACAAAAATCCGGAAGCACAGGAGACGATGCGTGGGGTAAAAGTTTTGACCATACAG GTGAAGAACCAGCCTGTCCACGCCCAGATGATGACCATGCACTTTCTGGCGGTCACCAGTTTCTTTGAGTACTGCCATTCCCTGGAAGAGTTTCACGTCCAAGGCTTGTTTTGCACCAAGGGAATTCCACCTTATGTTGTCAACCCACAG ATCAAGAAGCTACAGAACTTGAAGAACATACACACCATGAGTGTCAGCGATGCTATAGACCCATTTGCTCGCATGTTCTTCTTTGGGGCACTCTTGGAGGTCTGCAGGCTACCGGAATTGCAGTTTCGAACACTGCTTCAACCTCTGGTAGTCCACGAGCATCTGCAGCGAAAGGGTGATTTTGTTGCGTGCATGAAACGCATTGAGCATTTGGAAAACTTGGACATCTCTCAGACTAATGCTACCATTCCCAATGAG GTGTACCAGCTAGAGAGAGCAGTTCACCTGCAATACCTGAACGTGGCAGACAACTCCCTGATTGACAGTCAAAGTCTTCACACACTGGCTGACAACTGTCATCACCTCATTAGCATCAACCTCAGGGATTGCCATCACCTGCACTTCAAACGACCTGAG GTGGATGAGACTGGGCATGAGGCTGTGGACATGAGTGGACTACAGTCACTGGTGGTCAACTGCACCGCACTGCGTCATATCAACTTGAGCGGCGTTCACATCCATTCCAAAGATTTTACCAATACCGGCTACACCAGTCTGTGTCACTTGCTGGCACTCAATACAg AGTGGCGAAGCATCTCCATATCACCCTGCTGCCTGTCCTCAAAATCAACAGACTCTGATCACACGATAAAAAAAGGGAAGAGAACGAAGATAACACATGTTGGCGGTAGCATAGCAAAACGAGCTCGTCTTGGACTTCAGGCACCTGATCTG AACATGTCAGGAGAACAAGAGCTGAGCACAGAGCTGGGGAAACTGGTGTCAGCGTGTCCCCACGTGGAACAGCTAGAGCTTATAGGGGCAGGGTTCCGCCCAGCGTTCAGCAAGCGCTACATCTCAGAGGAAATGAAGCACTTCAGGCCATG TTCCGATGCCACTTCTGTGGACGAGGAAGACATTTTGTGTGTTCGCCACTGGAAGAAGCTACGGTACCTTCAGCTGTCTGCTGTTCCTG GTATCAACAGTGGAGGGTGTTTGGTGGCCATCGCCAGAGGCTGTCTCAGGTTGGAGCGGCTGCTGGTTGCTCACCTTGGTCTGAGCCCCATGAGCTCGTACCAGGACAAGCTGCTGCTGGCTCTGCCTCTGGCACACAACTTGAAGGACTTGCG GATTGAGCAGATCCACATCCAAGTGAAGGACAGTTTCTGGTCAGCTCTGAGCAGGATGAATTGCTTGGAAAGAGTCTGTGTCCTGTCCAAGAGTGCTGCCTTCACACAGATTTCAGTGGAGCAGTTTGTTCAAAAG atGCCGTCGCTGGTTGTCCTTCAGCTGTACATGAGCAACACGTTGAAAGACTGTAACCAGTTACAGACCAGCCTTGTCAGAGC GCACATAGAGCAGCGTCCTGCACTGAGTGTGTGCGTCTTCCCGCTGCTGAACCGCATGCATCATCCTCTGCTGTCCATACCCGAGTTTCACATCGAGAGCCTGACCATTCTCTCCTCCACAGTTGCCATGAAGCCCCCTAGTTGGGGTGATGCTTACTCTTGA
- the LOC138981081 gene encoding F-box/LRR-repeat protein 18-like isoform X2, translating into MSSTSAEVYNPFDKLPDDILLKIFHDLTDFDLSAIRKVNKRFESVAKDRELVKNVSFTGCYQASTSLTVNYLQPIKSRIESLNLNYCYWLSSQCCDTIARCANLVSLHLLHISMSAKRLVALLASLKKLERVSVTVKNVREFQTLLDKNPEAQETMRGVKVLTIQVKNQPVHAQMMTMHFLAVTSFFEYCHSLEEFHVQGLFCTKGIPPYVVNPQIKKLQNLKNIHTMSVSDAIDPFARMFFFGALLEVCRLPELQFRTLLQPLVVHEHLQRKGDFVACMKRIEHLENLDISQTNATIPNEVYQLERAVHLQYLNVADNSLIDSQSLHTLADNCHHLISINLRDCHHLHFKRPEVDETGHEAVDMSGLQSLVVNCTALRHINLSGVHIHSKDFTNTGYTSLCHLLALNTEWRSISISPCCLSSKSTDSDHTIKKGKRTKITHVGGSIAKRARLGLQAPDLNMSGEQELSTELGKLVSACPHVEQLELIGAGFRPAFSKRYISEEMKHFRPCSDATSVDEEDILCVRHWKKLRYLQLSAVPGINSGGCLVAIARGCLRLERLLVAHLGLSPMSSYQDKLLLALPLAHNLKDLRCRRWLSFSCT; encoded by the exons AAACGTTTCCTTCACTGGCTGCTACCAGGCTTCCACCAGCCTGACAGTGAACTACCTGCAGCCAATCAAGTCGCGCATCGAGTCCCTCAACCTCAACTACTGCTACTGGCTGTCGTCGCAATGCTGCGACACCATTGCAAGGTGCGCCAACCTGGTCAGCCTCCACCTTCTTCACATCAGCATGTCCGCCAAGCGACTGGTGGCTCTGCTGGCGTCCTTGAAAAAGCTCGAGAGGGTGTCCGTCACTGTGAAAAACGTGCGAGAGTTTCAGACGCTGCTGGACAAAAATCCGGAAGCACAGGAGACGATGCGTGGGGTAAAAGTTTTGACCATACAG GTGAAGAACCAGCCTGTCCACGCCCAGATGATGACCATGCACTTTCTGGCGGTCACCAGTTTCTTTGAGTACTGCCATTCCCTGGAAGAGTTTCACGTCCAAGGCTTGTTTTGCACCAAGGGAATTCCACCTTATGTTGTCAACCCACAG ATCAAGAAGCTACAGAACTTGAAGAACATACACACCATGAGTGTCAGCGATGCTATAGACCCATTTGCTCGCATGTTCTTCTTTGGGGCACTCTTGGAGGTCTGCAGGCTACCGGAATTGCAGTTTCGAACACTGCTTCAACCTCTGGTAGTCCACGAGCATCTGCAGCGAAAGGGTGATTTTGTTGCGTGCATGAAACGCATTGAGCATTTGGAAAACTTGGACATCTCTCAGACTAATGCTACCATTCCCAATGAG GTGTACCAGCTAGAGAGAGCAGTTCACCTGCAATACCTGAACGTGGCAGACAACTCCCTGATTGACAGTCAAAGTCTTCACACACTGGCTGACAACTGTCATCACCTCATTAGCATCAACCTCAGGGATTGCCATCACCTGCACTTCAAACGACCTGAG GTGGATGAGACTGGGCATGAGGCTGTGGACATGAGTGGACTACAGTCACTGGTGGTCAACTGCACCGCACTGCGTCATATCAACTTGAGCGGCGTTCACATCCATTCCAAAGATTTTACCAATACCGGCTACACCAGTCTGTGTCACTTGCTGGCACTCAATACAg AGTGGCGAAGCATCTCCATATCACCCTGCTGCCTGTCCTCAAAATCAACAGACTCTGATCACACGATAAAAAAAGGGAAGAGAACGAAGATAACACATGTTGGCGGTAGCATAGCAAAACGAGCTCGTCTTGGACTTCAGGCACCTGATCTG AACATGTCAGGAGAACAAGAGCTGAGCACAGAGCTGGGGAAACTGGTGTCAGCGTGTCCCCACGTGGAACAGCTAGAGCTTATAGGGGCAGGGTTCCGCCCAGCGTTCAGCAAGCGCTACATCTCAGAGGAAATGAAGCACTTCAGGCCATG TTCCGATGCCACTTCTGTGGACGAGGAAGACATTTTGTGTGTTCGCCACTGGAAGAAGCTACGGTACCTTCAGCTGTCTGCTGTTCCTG GTATCAACAGTGGAGGGTGTTTGGTGGCCATCGCCAGAGGCTGTCTCAGGTTGGAGCGGCTGCTGGTTGCTCACCTTGGTCTGAGCCCCATGAGCTCGTACCAGGACAAGCTGCTGCTGGCTCTGCCTCTGGCACACAACTTGAAGGACTTGCG atGCCGTCGCTGGTTGTCCTTCAGCTGTACATGA